One genomic region from Flagellimonas oceani encodes:
- a CDS encoding DNA-binding response regulator, whose protein sequence is MFKKVLIAEDFQDTNQGISEMLRDTLHIPVLPDELYCDKAYNRLKYAATKNEPFELLITDLFFKGDHVQRRLTTGLELIAAARALQPNLKVIVNSMEDNPVTVNALFKEEKINGYVCKGRHGLIELVNAVQEVYHNRTYVSPGIDLNVSNNVFELEEFDLMILQSLAEGLTKKEISEKFKKEHITPNSESTIDKRVSKMFDEFGAKNTNHLIAKMIREEKI, encoded by the coding sequence ATGTTCAAAAAAGTATTGATTGCGGAGGATTTTCAGGATACCAATCAGGGGATTTCTGAAATGTTGCGGGATACCTTGCATATTCCTGTGCTACCGGATGAACTCTATTGTGATAAGGCATACAACCGTTTAAAATATGCTGCAACCAAAAATGAACCTTTTGAATTATTGATCACCGATCTGTTTTTTAAAGGTGATCATGTACAGCGGAGGCTTACTACGGGACTTGAACTGATAGCGGCCGCTAGGGCCCTTCAGCCCAACTTAAAGGTCATCGTGAATTCCATGGAGGACAACCCGGTCACGGTCAATGCACTTTTCAAGGAAGAAAAGATCAATGGTTATGTATGCAAGGGACGTCACGGACTTATCGAATTGGTAAATGCCGTTCAGGAAGTTTATCATAACCGTACCTATGTCTCTCCTGGCATCGATTTGAATGTTTCCAATAACGTATTTGAACTCGAAGAGTTTGACCTGATGATACTTCAAAGCTTGGCGGAAGGGCTTACCAAAAAGGAGATTTCGGAAAAGTTCAAAAAGGAGCATATCACCCCTAACAGCGAAAGTACCATAGACAAAAGGGTCAGTAAAATGTTCGATGAATTCGGGGCCAAGAATACCAATCATTTGATCGCCAAAATGATCCGGGAGGAAAAAATCTGA
- a CDS encoding phosphohydrolase: MDILERTKDYAIRKHKSVNQKYGEHDYDFHLNMVFETALKFIHLIEFDERENVLAACWVHDIIEDARETYNDVKRETNETIAELAYALTNEKGRTRQERANDKYYKGIRETKNASFIKFCDRIANVTHSKNNGSRMFKKYKDENEAFTTKIFVPECEEVSEYLKKILEE, translated from the coding sequence ATGGATATACTGGAAAGAACAAAAGACTACGCTATCAGAAAACATAAAAGTGTAAATCAAAAATATGGCGAGCATGATTATGATTTTCATTTAAACATGGTGTTTGAAACAGCTTTGAAATTTATACACTTGATAGAATTTGATGAACGGGAAAATGTATTGGCTGCTTGTTGGGTACACGATATTATTGAAGATGCAAGAGAGACCTACAACGATGTCAAGAGGGAGACAAATGAAACAATTGCTGAACTTGCTTATGCCTTGACAAATGAAAAGGGACGGACCAGGCAGGAGCGGGCCAATGACAAATACTATAAGGGAATCAGAGAGACCAAAAATGCTTCATTCATAAAGTTTTGCGATAGAATTGCCAATGTAACTCATTCAAAAAATAATGGTTCAAGGATGTTTAAAAAATACAAAGATGAGAATGAGGCTTTTACAACCAAAATATTTGTTCCTGAATGCGAAGAAGTCTCTGAATATTTAAAAAAAATATTGGAGGAGTAG
- a CDS encoding tetratricopeptide repeat-containing sensor histidine kinase: MASPTEYDSIHRYYDRSFDQKNSLEEKRESIDRALFLARDLEADSILGKLMYKKSSLLFQAGDYDSLVAHHDSFLTLQSQVDGPKLKASQYYLMGYYYDQVRSDYSKAFENYSAAKSQFELAKDSSWTGKCLLLMGVIQKNQNDFFGSKETVTEALQFFKEPKDNNDMVQCYGLLATNHRKLLNFEDAIFYYAEAIKNSGSMEDRIAFENNLAATYIDDGRYEEAIVILEKIMGNTALDSTPVVYARVLDNLSYAQWLLEKKDVDASFQKALQIRKEKHDIRGQIASYTHLGEYFMEKRPHVSRAYLDTVIQLAQKIKVPRAETDALKFLMQISPENVKLRDRYIFLTDSLDAKETMVKTQFAKYKYDDKLKQESILRLEKENAEQALSAAEERSKKIMSYLGSIVLFLGLSFAIYFFGQRTKRLKERNKLAKLEATLETEADMSRRLHDDFGAGLNQTMLMVQGDMDRSKILDRLDGLYSQSRNFSREVNEVSTGGRFKDEFLEMLRFRTPNEANLFVTGVKDIDWGEMPPLSQKVLFKAIQELMINMGKHSKANMVTIGFKHTGKTMVVKYYDNGVGASKEELNAKNGLRNTEKRIQAIGGTVIFDSDKGEGFTAHIMIPF, translated from the coding sequence ATGGCTTCCCCGACGGAGTATGACAGTATACATAGATATTATGATCGTTCTTTTGACCAAAAAAATTCATTGGAAGAAAAAAGGGAAAGTATAGACAGGGCCCTTTTCCTGGCCAGAGATCTGGAAGCGGATTCCATCTTGGGCAAGTTGATGTACAAAAAAAGTTCCTTGCTCTTTCAAGCTGGGGACTACGATAGCTTGGTGGCACACCATGACAGTTTCCTCACATTGCAATCCCAAGTCGATGGGCCGAAGCTAAAAGCGTCCCAATATTATCTAATGGGATATTATTATGATCAGGTCCGGTCTGATTATAGCAAGGCATTTGAAAATTACAGTGCCGCCAAAAGCCAATTCGAATTGGCGAAGGATAGTAGCTGGACAGGGAAATGTTTGTTGCTTATGGGGGTGATACAGAAGAACCAAAATGATTTTTTTGGAAGCAAGGAAACGGTTACGGAAGCACTCCAGTTTTTTAAGGAACCCAAGGATAACAATGATATGGTCCAATGTTATGGGCTCTTGGCCACCAACCATAGGAAGTTATTGAACTTCGAGGATGCCATATTCTATTATGCCGAGGCCATTAAAAATAGCGGCTCCATGGAAGACAGGATTGCGTTTGAGAACAATCTTGCCGCCACCTATATTGATGATGGAAGATATGAAGAGGCCATAGTGATTTTAGAAAAGATTATGGGAAATACAGCCTTGGATTCCACTCCTGTGGTTTACGCAAGGGTATTGGACAATCTGTCCTATGCCCAATGGCTTTTGGAAAAAAAGGATGTTGACGCTTCTTTCCAAAAAGCCCTCCAAATTAGAAAGGAGAAACATGATATACGAGGGCAAATAGCCAGCTATACGCATTTAGGGGAATATTTTATGGAAAAGCGGCCCCACGTGTCCCGTGCTTATCTGGACACTGTAATCCAATTGGCTCAAAAAATCAAAGTACCAAGGGCGGAGACCGATGCATTGAAGTTCCTGATGCAGATAAGTCCCGAAAATGTAAAACTCCGTGACCGCTACATATTTTTGACCGATAGCCTTGATGCTAAAGAAACGATGGTCAAGACCCAATTCGCCAAATACAAATACGATGACAAGCTGAAGCAGGAATCCATCTTGCGATTGGAAAAAGAAAATGCGGAACAAGCCTTATCGGCCGCCGAGGAACGCAGTAAGAAAATCATGTCCTACTTGGGTTCCATAGTCCTGTTTTTGGGCCTGAGCTTTGCCATTTATTTTTTTGGTCAACGTACCAAACGTTTAAAAGAGCGAAACAAACTCGCCAAGTTGGAGGCTACCCTTGAAACGGAGGCTGATATGTCCCGAAGGCTCCACGATGATTTTGGGGCGGGCCTCAACCAGACCATGCTGATGGTACAGGGGGATATGGACCGTTCAAAGATCTTGGATCGCTTGGATGGGCTCTATAGCCAAAGCAGGAATTTTTCCAGGGAGGTCAATGAAGTGAGCACGGGAGGCCGTTTTAAGGACGAGTTTTTGGAAATGCTTCGCTTTCGGACCCCAAATGAGGCGAACCTTTTTGTTACCGGTGTCAAGGATATTGATTGGGGGGAAATGCCCCCATTGTCGCAAAAAGTCCTTTTCAAGGCCATACAGGAACTGATGATCAATATGGGCAAACATAGTAAGGCAAATATGGTCACCATTGGATTCAAACATACCGGAAAAACCATGGTGGTGAAGTATTACGATAACGGTGTTGGGGCATCCAAGGAGGAACTGAATGCCAAAAATGGGCTTCGGAATACGGAAAAGCGTATTCAGGCCATTGGAGGAACCGTTATTTTTGATTCCGATAAGGGTGAGGGCTTTACGGCCCATATCATGATTCCGTTTTAA
- a CDS encoding serine/threonine-protein kinase, translating to MKLSHYEWDPEKDLIAEGGFAEVFKARDLNTEGRYVALKIYKEAVSRGTQGSTGQKKYSLEQEFSKIDGLSHTHLITYYDLEYIVHKDAMGRNASYPVLIMEYAGEGTLAQAIQKGLSLEDSEKIILEVAQAVDYLHGQGIIHRDLKPGNVLFGKDRGGNRVSKITDFGISQDVLSEKTIQQSMTEGVGTPHYMAPEQFFKKKFGLNGEIGERTDVWALGIMFYKMLTGKLPFGHGSKDYELTRDSIIGEEPDYSEVPEKYKAILRTSLEKNAIDRFSSVSGFVRAVNGIDDGEGTIFIPSNISKDKGKRKKVWPALITFFLVLGLGFGGYAFYRSNKINTLLADGWNLYKEGKFKEAYDIFIKASDYGSGEAFYFLSRFNQNGYGTEVDYEKGFEYADMAIDAGYDLANFNHGWAYQNELGVDMDTVEAKKFYGKAKNSIVTLSDDGNPEALNLRGLMHFFGFVMEKDASKAKLYYEKASSKGHPAAIENLAILNTSEKNYKEAFEGYEKCASIGRYSGYRGMANMYRFGQYVAKDTVKALELFTIAAENEDIISQFNLGIFYKNGVLAKTDRIKAIQWLTKAADKGHLGAQNELGTLYFTDKNYREAKKWFQLAADKGNTFGMHNMGLLHYYGRGIAKDIKIAKGWYQKAADKGYANSQYMMAKILEYGEADGTVDLPKAIKYYELAAGQNQGSALYALGRLYYEGKGINKDYEKAKDFFTKSAAQDILAADFMLGTMAEKGLAGPVDYLEAERRYLNVATKGHLEAQIKLADLYYDLKLGKDKKGNATPWYLKAAENGDLHSQYRVAVMYYNGKYYYAAKKWFQKAADRNHANAQSYLGYMYDSGLGGSKNMKRAFELYQKSAKNGDRVGMYNLASCYYSGLGTGKNTYLAKTWFQRSCEKGYKKACDWVVKKY from the coding sequence ATGAAACTATCACATTATGAGTGGGACCCTGAAAAAGACCTAATCGCGGAAGGTGGATTTGCCGAGGTTTTCAAGGCACGTGATTTAAATACCGAAGGCAGGTATGTGGCACTAAAGATTTACAAAGAAGCCGTATCCAGGGGTACACAAGGGAGTACGGGACAGAAAAAGTACAGTCTGGAACAGGAGTTCTCCAAAATTGATGGGCTTTCTCATACGCATCTGATCACTTATTATGATCTCGAGTACATTGTCCACAAAGATGCCATGGGAAGAAATGCCAGCTATCCAGTTCTTATTATGGAATATGCTGGGGAGGGCACCTTAGCCCAGGCCATACAAAAAGGCCTGTCCCTAGAGGATTCCGAAAAAATCATTTTGGAAGTCGCCCAAGCCGTGGATTATCTTCATGGACAGGGTATCATTCATAGGGATTTAAAGCCTGGCAACGTTCTTTTCGGCAAGGATAGAGGCGGAAATAGAGTTTCCAAAATAACGGATTTTGGTATCAGTCAAGATGTCCTATCCGAAAAAACCATCCAACAGTCCATGACCGAGGGGGTAGGAACACCCCATTATATGGCCCCTGAGCAGTTCTTCAAAAAGAAGTTTGGATTGAATGGTGAAATCGGTGAACGAACGGACGTTTGGGCCTTGGGAATCATGTTTTACAAGATGTTGACGGGTAAACTACCTTTTGGTCATGGCAGTAAGGACTATGAACTGACCAGGGATAGTATCATTGGTGAAGAACCGGATTACTCAGAAGTACCAGAAAAATATAAAGCCATTTTACGAACCAGTCTTGAGAAAAATGCCATAGATAGATTTTCCTCTGTCTCTGGCTTCGTACGTGCGGTGAACGGAATCGATGATGGCGAGGGCACCATTTTTATTCCTTCAAATATATCCAAGGACAAAGGTAAAAGGAAAAAGGTCTGGCCTGCCCTGATAACATTCTTTTTGGTTTTGGGACTGGGCTTCGGGGGCTACGCTTTTTATCGCTCCAACAAGATAAATACGCTTTTGGCAGATGGGTGGAACCTTTATAAAGAAGGCAAATTCAAAGAGGCCTATGACATCTTTATTAAGGCCTCCGACTATGGGTCCGGAGAAGCCTTTTATTTCCTTTCCAGATTCAATCAAAATGGGTACGGGACAGAGGTCGATTACGAAAAGGGCTTTGAATATGCGGATATGGCCATTGATGCAGGATATGACCTGGCGAACTTTAATCATGGATGGGCCTATCAGAACGAACTCGGTGTGGATATGGACACGGTCGAGGCCAAAAAATTCTATGGAAAGGCAAAGAACAGCATTGTGACCTTAAGCGATGATGGCAACCCAGAGGCTCTAAATCTAAGGGGGTTAATGCACTTTTTTGGTTTTGTTATGGAAAAGGACGCGAGTAAGGCAAAACTGTATTATGAAAAAGCTTCTAGTAAGGGCCATCCAGCTGCAATCGAAAACCTAGCAATCCTCAATACGTCTGAAAAAAATTATAAGGAAGCGTTCGAGGGGTATGAAAAATGCGCGTCCATCGGCAGGTATTCTGGATATCGGGGCATGGCAAATATGTACAGGTTTGGTCAGTATGTGGCCAAAGATACTGTGAAGGCTTTGGAACTATTTACAATCGCTGCTGAGAACGAGGATATTATTTCCCAATTTAATCTGGGCATTTTCTATAAAAATGGAGTATTGGCTAAAACGGACCGCATAAAGGCAATACAATGGTTGACCAAAGCGGCAGATAAAGGACATTTGGGAGCTCAAAATGAATTGGGCACTTTATATTTCACCGATAAGAATTATCGAGAGGCCAAGAAATGGTTCCAATTGGCGGCCGATAAGGGAAATACGTTCGGAATGCACAATATGGGTCTTCTACACTATTATGGACGGGGTATTGCAAAAGACATAAAAATTGCAAAAGGTTGGTACCAAAAAGCCGCTGACAAAGGGTATGCCAACTCACAATACATGATGGCCAAAATCCTTGAATATGGGGAAGCGGATGGAACCGTAGATCTGCCCAAGGCAATAAAATATTATGAGCTTGCTGCTGGTCAAAATCAAGGTTCAGCTCTTTACGCTTTAGGCAGATTATATTATGAAGGAAAAGGAATAAACAAGGATTACGAAAAGGCCAAAGATTTTTTTACCAAATCAGCGGCCCAAGATATTTTAGCTGCAGACTTCATGTTGGGCACTATGGCTGAAAAGGGTTTGGCTGGGCCTGTAGACTATTTGGAAGCCGAAAGAAGGTATCTCAATGTAGCTACTAAAGGCCATCTCGAAGCCCAAATAAAATTGGCTGACCTGTATTACGACCTCAAGTTGGGCAAGGACAAAAAAGGAAATGCTACCCCGTGGTATTTGAAAGCCGCAGAAAATGGGGACTTGCACAGCCAATACAGGGTGGCGGTGATGTATTACAATGGCAAATATTATTACGCTGCCAAAAAATGGTTCCAAAAGGCGGCCGATCGAAATCATGCCAATGCGCAAAGTTATCTCGGCTATATGTACGACAGTGGCCTCGGAGGGTCTAAAAACATGAAACGGGCTTTTGAACTATATCAAAAGTCTGCCAAAAATGGTGATCGAGTCGGAATGTATAACCTGGCCTCTTGTTACTATAGTGGCCTTGGAACCGGAAAAAACACCTATCTGGCAAAAACCTGGTTTCAACGATCTTGTGAAAAGGGGTATAAAAAAGCCTGTGATTGGGTTGTTAAAAAATATTGA
- a CDS encoding SinR family protein, producing MYKLIVRNMGYFLISYDLHDPIQVYRPLVEEIQKIGSCRQCLDSLWVVKSNETCGLLKERLTKHIDRDDKLLVVGLKPHWAVHNLSKDCTDWLSKKI from the coding sequence GTGTACAAACTGATCGTTAGAAACATGGGGTACTTTTTGATCTCTTATGACCTACATGATCCTATCCAAGTCTATCGTCCCTTGGTCGAGGAAATACAGAAAATAGGGAGCTGTAGACAATGCCTGGATTCGTTGTGGGTGGTGAAATCCAATGAAACCTGTGGTTTATTAAAAGAGCGGCTCACCAAACATATCGATAGGGACGATAAACTCCTTGTCGTTGGATTAAAACCCCACTGGGCCGTACATAATCTGAGTAAAGACTGTACCGATTGGCTATCTAAAAAGATATAG
- a CDS encoding DUF932 domain-containing protein has protein sequence MYLNRLQQDEVFVPVQLRPLEALTGMPNRKGMERAIVSNEKIVNVVSKRYGHIPNELFFGKAEERVIKTGLAYRRQTINRADRSFSMDFILTDSSQFSVGQREDTILPMLRFTNSYDGSERTSGHFGCYRKVCSNGLHVAQTEIGFSIKHHKRCVNLIMPELEGLFRKFMDNEFYTISDRFHQLMTVELLDTKAFVKEVLDRTKLFRYECSDTNDDPSKRAREVIEVLDREAVLLGTTPNLWLGYNAFNAVLHGSLRRSFSRQERLDKQLFETVCEMV, from the coding sequence ATGTATTTGAACAGATTACAACAGGATGAGGTCTTTGTGCCAGTACAGCTAAGACCTTTGGAAGCATTGACGGGAATGCCCAACAGAAAGGGGATGGAGCGGGCCATTGTGAGCAATGAGAAGATCGTGAACGTGGTATCCAAGCGCTACGGGCATATCCCCAATGAACTGTTTTTTGGGAAAGCCGAGGAGCGGGTCATCAAAACGGGACTGGCCTACCGTAGGCAGACTATCAACCGGGCCGATCGTAGTTTCAGTATGGACTTTATCCTTACCGACAGTTCCCAGTTTTCCGTGGGACAGCGGGAGGATACCATACTGCCCATGCTGCGCTTTACCAATTCCTATGATGGGAGCGAACGCACATCGGGACATTTTGGATGCTATCGCAAGGTGTGCTCCAATGGACTGCATGTGGCCCAAACGGAGATCGGTTTTTCCATCAAGCACCACAAGCGTTGTGTGAACTTGATCATGCCCGAGCTGGAAGGATTGTTCCGTAAGTTTATGGACAATGAGTTCTACACCATCTCCGATAGGTTCCATCAATTGATGACCGTGGAGCTATTGGATACCAAGGCCTTTGTGAAAGAGGTGCTGGATCGGACCAAACTCTTCCGTTATGAGTGCAGTGATACCAATGACGATCCCTCCAAAAGGGCCCGTGAGGTCATCGAGGTCCTAGATCGTGAAGCCGTGTTATTGGGTACGACTCCCAACCTCTGGTTGGGCTATAATGCCTTTAATGCTGTATTGCACGGTAGCCTCAGAAGAAGCTTTTCACGACAGGAACGTTTGGACAAACAATTGTTCGAGACGGTTTGTGAGATGGTCTAA
- a CDS encoding AAA family ATPase, whose translation MPDAPNGRQAVERQGNGINVPSPTSRNQRNRFMPSLVRQQAATFSFGHLLMEPLFPKLAQVVLDFMKVCIIAARNNSDNTKPNSLPLKRSKDHLPFYVITGGPGVGKTTLLEELRQRGFKVVPETARQLIKAQQAIDGEALPWKNRKRYMELMFEGCKAQFEKTLHDVRTDQPVFFDRGFLDALCYAALEGLPIDQEMKSLAETRRYHPQVFILPPWKDIYHTDAQRTQDWNESVFTYNKMIQTYRGYQYDLIEVPRVTVQERADFVLESINSK comes from the coding sequence GTGCCGGATGCACCAAACGGAAGACAGGCTGTGGAGCGGCAAGGAAACGGAATAAATGTCCCCTCCCCTACAAGCAGAAACCAACGGAACCGTTTTATGCCGTCCCTTGTCCGGCAACAGGCTGCGACGTTTAGCTTTGGCCACCTATTGATGGAACCCTTATTTCCAAAGCTTGCCCAAGTAGTTTTGGATTTCATGAAAGTTTGTATTATTGCAGCCCGAAATAACAGTGACAACACCAAACCAAATTCCCTACCCTTGAAACGAAGCAAAGACCACCTTCCGTTTTATGTAATTACCGGAGGCCCTGGCGTGGGCAAGACCACCCTTTTGGAGGAACTACGTCAACGCGGCTTTAAGGTCGTGCCCGAAACGGCCCGCCAATTGATCAAGGCGCAACAGGCCATCGACGGGGAGGCCCTGCCCTGGAAAAATAGAAAACGGTATATGGAGCTGATGTTCGAGGGTTGCAAAGCCCAATTTGAAAAGACCCTCCATGACGTCAGGACCGATCAGCCCGTATTTTTCGACCGCGGCTTTTTGGACGCCCTCTGCTATGCCGCTTTGGAAGGCCTTCCCATTGACCAGGAAATGAAAAGCTTGGCCGAAACCCGCAGATACCATCCCCAGGTCTTTATCCTGCCCCCTTGGAAGGACATTTACCATACCGATGCCCAGCGGACACAGGACTGGAACGAATCGGTGTTCACCTACAACAAAATGATCCAGACCTATCGGGGCTACCAATATGACCTAATTGAGGTTCCCAGGGTTACTGTTCAGGAAAGAGCGGATTTTGTGTTGGAGTCGATCAATTCCAAGTGA
- a CDS encoding PP2C family protein-serine/threonine phosphatase: MEIQLPVRCNEIGSRESNEDTIYPAIPTKDSRLFMVCDGVGGQAKGELASRLVCNEMASFIKDNPSRGVQDPAYWSKALEFVENTFREHLRNFPESKGMASTLSLLYISGQVGKVQIAWLGDSRIYHIRDGEVLYRTKDHSVVEAMLDMGEITPREARNHPKRHIITRAINGLNPSKVDVKTIENLQENDFFMLCSDGILENIDEEKIGKLFKKEIPVEKISAMITAEAKGNTKDNYSFYLIKIDKI; the protein is encoded by the coding sequence ATGGAAATTCAACTACCGGTCCGTTGCAATGAAATAGGCAGTAGGGAATCAAATGAGGATACCATATACCCTGCAATTCCAACCAAGGATTCCCGTCTGTTCATGGTATGTGACGGTGTCGGTGGCCAGGCCAAAGGTGAATTGGCATCCCGTCTGGTATGTAACGAAATGGCTTCCTTTATCAAAGATAACCCTTCCAGGGGAGTGCAAGATCCAGCCTATTGGTCGAAAGCCCTAGAATTTGTGGAAAATACCTTCCGTGAACATTTAAGAAACTTTCCGGAATCAAAGGGCATGGCAAGTACATTGAGTCTTTTGTATATATCAGGCCAAGTTGGAAAAGTGCAGATAGCTTGGTTAGGTGATAGCAGGATATACCATATACGTGATGGAGAAGTGCTCTACCGCACCAAGGACCATTCAGTTGTGGAGGCAATGTTGGATATGGGAGAGATTACGCCGCGGGAAGCAAGGAACCATCCCAAACGGCATATCATTACGAGGGCGATCAATGGCCTGAACCCATCCAAAGTAGATGTGAAAACCATCGAAAATCTTCAAGAGAATGATTTCTTTATGCTCTGTTCCGATGGAATCCTCGAGAATATAGACGAGGAAAAAATTGGAAAGTTGTTTAAAAAGGAAATTCCTGTTGAGAAAATATCAGCAATGATAACGGCCGAGGCAAAGGGAAACACGAAGGATAATTACTCCTTTTACCTAATAAAAATTGATAAGATATAG
- a CDS encoding type IV toxin-antitoxin system AbiEi family antitoxin: MAMYHNNDFVYEAVANLENVIDVPIDIETNRGQYNAILNIKDIQFIVEAKSTMRTSNQGLVLSKLEELRSMSNRPVIFIADYISKAGASQLKERGINYIDAAGNAFISNGDLMIFVEGRKRTFKHHTNQSRAFQEAGIKTIFHLLNEPINLQDSYREIAQKADVSLGSVSNVMSELEDLNFILKTRSKRVLKNKKELLERWVVAYNEVLKPRILRKRMRFIDRLSENEWKSLTLKTTSDFIYEQAEQQNNILWGGEPGASILTGRLRPEVFTLFTNYEIPLIANQLRLVPDSKGKVYIYKKFWNDSSVIGNAAPALLIYADLINSGQGRNMEIANQIFENELQHIQ; encoded by the coding sequence ATGGCCATGTATCACAATAATGATTTTGTTTATGAAGCAGTCGCGAACCTAGAGAACGTCATCGATGTTCCAATAGATATTGAAACGAATAGGGGGCAATATAATGCGATATTAAATATAAAGGATATTCAGTTCATAGTAGAAGCTAAATCAACTATGAGAACCTCCAATCAAGGACTTGTATTATCAAAGTTAGAAGAATTGAGAAGCATGAGTAATAGGCCAGTAATATTTATTGCAGATTATATCTCAAAAGCAGGAGCAAGTCAACTAAAGGAAAGAGGAATTAACTATATCGATGCAGCTGGGAATGCTTTCATAAGTAACGGCGATTTAATGATTTTTGTGGAGGGCCGGAAAAGAACCTTTAAACACCACACTAATCAATCTCGTGCTTTTCAAGAAGCAGGTATAAAAACCATTTTCCATCTATTAAACGAACCTATAAACTTACAGGATTCCTACAGAGAGATAGCTCAAAAAGCAGATGTGTCATTAGGTTCTGTAAGCAACGTAATGTCTGAGCTTGAAGATCTTAACTTTATTTTAAAAACAAGATCAAAAAGAGTATTGAAAAATAAAAAAGAGCTTTTAGAAAGATGGGTGGTAGCTTACAACGAGGTATTGAAACCTAGAATATTAAGGAAAAGAATGAGGTTTATTGATAGACTTTCTGAAAATGAATGGAAGAGTTTAACATTAAAAACAACATCAGATTTTATTTATGAACAGGCAGAGCAACAAAATAATATACTTTGGGGTGGAGAGCCTGGTGCTTCCATTCTAACAGGTAGACTAAGACCAGAGGTCTTTACCTTATTTACAAATTATGAAATTCCTCTAATTGCCAATCAGTTAAGACTAGTACCAGACTCAAAAGGAAAAGTTTATATATATAAAAAGTTTTGGAATGACTCATCTGTAATAGGCAATGCAGCCCCGGCATTATTAATATATGCAGATTTGATCAATAGTGGCCAGGGCAGAAACATGGAAATAGCGAACCAAATATTTGAAAATGAGTTACAGCATATCCAGTAA
- a CDS encoding nucleotidyl transferase AbiEii/AbiGii toxin family protein — translation MSYSISSKKFNHPLLKPILQELTDYFKASGISFFVIGATARDIIMELHDESSGRLTHDLDIAITINDWEQYKTVEEGITQLPNFTKDQDQKQRFQYLGKFDLDIVPFGNIMKEDDKIFWPPDEEFAMSVLGFSAVNEASLKVSIDEDINIQIASLAGIGLLKIVAWKDRNHKTNKDADDIAFILQNYLEIHLDEAIEHYDVVYTDDHTIIKGGAALLGIHINHLLDNYPEAKQSIKEVLSIEVDKKEESRLINQILETHKTLNYDEVLKSIDNLNNQIKI, via the coding sequence ATGAGTTACAGCATATCCAGTAAAAAGTTCAACCATCCGCTATTAAAGCCTATTCTTCAGGAATTAACCGACTATTTCAAGGCTTCGGGTATTTCCTTTTTTGTCATTGGGGCAACAGCGCGGGATATTATTATGGAGTTACACGATGAAAGTTCCGGACGTTTAACTCACGATTTGGATATTGCCATCACCATCAACGATTGGGAACAATACAAAACAGTTGAAGAAGGTATCACCCAACTACCTAATTTTACTAAAGACCAAGACCAAAAGCAACGCTTCCAATATTTGGGAAAGTTCGATTTAGATATCGTTCCTTTTGGTAATATAATGAAGGAAGACGACAAAATCTTTTGGCCACCAGACGAAGAGTTTGCCATGTCGGTACTTGGGTTTTCTGCCGTAAATGAGGCGTCTTTAAAGGTAAGTATTGATGAGGATATCAATATTCAAATTGCATCCTTGGCAGGTATAGGGCTCCTAAAAATAGTAGCTTGGAAAGACCGAAATCATAAAACGAATAAAGATGCGGATGATATCGCTTTTATCCTGCAAAACTATCTGGAAATTCATCTGGACGAAGCTATAGAGCACTATGATGTTGTATATACAGATGACCATACCATAATTAAAGGTGGTGCAGCCTTATTGGGGATACACATCAATCACTTGTTAGATAACTATCCAGAGGCTAAACAAAGCATCAAGGAGGTGCTTTCAATTGAAGTGGATAAAAAAGAAGAAAGCAGACTCATCAATCAAATATTGGAAACCCATAAGACTTTAAACTACGATGAGGTTTTAAAAAGTATAGATAACTTAAACAACCAAATAAAAATATAG